The proteins below come from a single Magallana gigas chromosome 10, xbMagGiga1.1, whole genome shotgun sequence genomic window:
- the LOC136272285 gene encoding uncharacterized protein has product MGACLAGERFQIDMPYIHVKESYVDLSNQEDICNYYEIVQDDDLREIYQEQKKDVPARHRIHHLRNQQTYEKSDQCYVSKNARSAYKSINKSSDKLKEETYIQNVETGRQQTFVENDKSEMVDRENPEVFGYIAVPYLFTNQVSTSRKPNIKNTKNSQHISKKAECGGEKQNQRTRLKPQYQCSHQIPVYIKPSESPGTELCSMQRTGPGCVFSFEASKLLTPVNLSEYVYAPTPNDMFRFKDWNNTFVIARSSHNFLNFYIDTSSQHEKKVYNQTQRHESSVGYSFLEKGDGIKLEKNSIHFRGFLLYLKNERVIDLQTQNTTICKYCGRLVPLLWSSLKCA; this is encoded by the exons AATCATACGTAGACTTATCCAATCAAGAGGATATCTGCAATTACTACGAAATCGTACAGGATGACGATCTTCGAGAAATCTACCAAGAACAGAAGAAAGATGTACCTGCGAGACACCGTATCCATCATCTACGAAATCAGCAAACGTATGAAAAAAGTGACCAATGTTATGTTTCAAAGAACGCCCGAAGTGCATATAAAAGTATAAACAAAAGCAGTGATAAACTCAAAGAAGAAACGTACATTCAAAATGTGGAAACAGGAAGACAACAAACCTTTGTTGAAAACGACAAATCCGAAATGGTTGATAGAGAGAATCCAGAAG TGTTTGGTTACATAGCAGTaccatatttatttacaaatcaaG taagCACTTCACGTAAACCaaacattaaaaacacaaaGAATTCTCAACATATCTCAAAGAAAGCTGAATGCGGAGgagaaaaacaaaaccaaagaaCGAGATTAAAACCACAGTACCAGTGTTCACATCAAATTCCTGTATACATCAAACCCTCCGAATCACCAGGAACTGAATTATGCAGTATGCAAAGAACAGGACCAGGTTGCGTTTTTTCTTTTGAAGCATCGAAACTACTTACACCAGTGAACTTGTCTGAATATGTTTATGCACCAACACCAAACGACATGTTTAGATTCAAAGACTGGAACAATACTTTTGTGATTGCTAGGTCATCACATAATTTTCTCAATTTCTATATAGACACTAGCAGCCAAcatgagaaaaaagtttataacCAAACACAACGACATGAAAGCAGTGTGGGTTATTCATTCCTTGAAAAAGGAGATGGAATCAAATTGGAGAAAAATTCGATTCATTTTCGCGGCTTCTTATTGTACTTAAAGAACGAAAGAGTGATTGATTTACAAACCCAAAATACGACCATCTGTAAGTATTGTGGTCGTTTGGTACCCCTTTTGTGGTCCTCTCTCAAATGTGCATGA